The Vicia villosa cultivar HV-30 ecotype Madison, WI linkage group LG1, Vvil1.0, whole genome shotgun sequence genome includes a region encoding these proteins:
- the LOC131607138 gene encoding uncharacterized protein LOC131607138, translating to MGNCQAAESATVMIHHPGNNKVERIYWSVSAHEVMNSNPGHYVALVVSSPTLKSENGSPSKHLKLLRPDDTLLIGQVYRLISFEDVLKEFTSKKCGKLGKLLKESGNHGVQMKHKDSRASNPSPSSKSEFRHVKVEQETQRMDSSGSSRSNNKVVGRHLVGGSGQWRPALQSIAEFGT from the exons ATGGGGAATTGTCAAGCTGCTGAATCGGCCACTGTTATGATTCATCACCCAGGGAACAACAAGGTCGAGAGAATTTACTGGTCTGTTAGTGCTCATGAGGTTATGAACTCTAATCCTGGTCATTATGTTGCTCTTGTTGTGTCTTCTCCTACTCTTAAATCTGAGAATGGTTCACCGTCGAAACATCTCAAGCTTCTTCGACCTGATGATACTCTACTCATTGGTCAGGTTTACCGTTTGATCAGCTTTGAAG ATGTATTGAAGGAGTTTACTTCTAAGAAATGCGGTAAACTTGGGAAATTGCTTAAGGAAAGTGGTAACCATGGGGTTCAGATGAAACACAAAGATTCTAGAGCTTCGAATCCTAGTCCAAGTTCCAAATCTGAGTTTCGTCACGTAAAG GTGGAACAGGAAACCCAACGAATGGATAGCAGTGGAAGCAGCAGAAGCAACAACAAGGTTGTTGGAAGGCATTTGGTTGGTGGTAGTGGGCAATGGAGGCCAGCCTTACAGAGCATTGCAGAATTTGGAACTTGA